The following proteins are co-located in the Funiculus sociatus GB2-C1 genome:
- a CDS encoding transporter suffix domain-containing protein, whose protein sequence is MQKVGLFLIVFSFLPWVAILLVVPLLPLAIAQKALLVPVLAVSAEVTFWVGLLLVGKEAATKYRRYLNPGTIWQSLKKFLRRK, encoded by the coding sequence ATGCAGAAGGTTGGTCTATTTTTAATTGTTTTCTCTTTTCTGCCTTGGGTGGCGATATTATTGGTTGTGCCGTTGCTACCACTAGCGATCGCTCAAAAAGCTCTCTTAGTTCCGGTGTTGGCGGTTTCAGCAGAAGTTACCTTTTGGGTGGGTTTGTTGCTAGTGGGAAAAGAAGCAGCAACCAAATATCGCCGTTACTTGAATCCTGGCACTATTTGGCAGAGTTTGAAAAAATTTCTCCGCAGAAAGTAG
- a CDS encoding alpha/beta fold hydrolase, with translation MKDWWGATFPQGRQTVTITDANGHPVKIAYGEKGTGKPLFLVHGVASWSYNWRYLVDTLAQHFRVICFDAKGHGFSEKPLHPETLGHQAVELERIMRRLCDEPAVVVAQSLGALVTLATAQNNPELFSELVVINVPIFLKKLPFWGMQLLADLPLDLVRIADDMRLTKLFAPLMRQIVAVGRREVVFDPAQITAEEVYWITYPYIEFPNALTKTAEDLQHAAREIQFLVQNQPNLIRNVQDKLSAIATPTLILWGAQDQWFPFQDGEKLHAHLPGSKFQLIPNCGHDAAANCPDEIYSAILEFCRTSPPISLGTSKEGV, from the coding sequence ATGAAAGACTGGTGGGGAGCCACATTTCCACAAGGGCGTCAAACAGTAACAATTACCGACGCTAACGGACATCCTGTAAAAATTGCGTATGGCGAGAAAGGCACAGGTAAACCGCTATTTTTGGTGCATGGAGTTGCCAGTTGGAGCTATAATTGGCGTTACCTCGTAGACACACTGGCGCAACATTTTCGCGTCATTTGTTTCGATGCCAAAGGACACGGTTTTTCCGAAAAGCCACTACATCCAGAAACATTGGGACATCAAGCTGTCGAACTAGAAAGAATTATGAGACGCTTGTGTGATGAACCCGCTGTAGTGGTGGCACAATCACTGGGAGCGTTGGTAACACTGGCTACTGCTCAGAATAATCCAGAATTATTTTCTGAGTTAGTAGTAATAAATGTACCAATTTTTCTAAAAAAACTGCCATTCTGGGGTATGCAATTGTTGGCAGATTTGCCCCTGGATTTAGTGCGGATAGCGGACGATATGCGGTTGACAAAACTGTTTGCACCGTTGATGAGGCAAATTGTGGCGGTGGGGCGGCGTGAAGTTGTTTTCGATCCAGCACAGATAACAGCAGAAGAAGTGTATTGGATTACTTATCCGTACATTGAATTTCCGAATGCTTTGACGAAAACTGCCGAAGATTTACAACACGCGGCGCGAGAAATTCAGTTTTTGGTACAGAATCAACCAAATCTGATTCGTAATGTACAAGATAAGCTGAGCGCGATCGCAACTCCCACTCTCATTTTATGGGGCGCACAAGATCAGTGGTTTCCTTTTCAAGATGGGGAGAAACTACACGCCCATTTACCCGGTTCCAAATTCCAGCTTATTCCAAATTGCGGACACGATGCGGCGGCAAATTGCCCCGATGAAATTTATTCGGCAATTCTTGAATTTTGCAGAACCTCACCCCCTATCAGCCTCGGAACCAGCAAAGAGGGAGTATAA
- a CDS encoding DUF29 domain-containing protein codes for MTTEITANQQSLYDTDYLIWIKTTVEKLRVHDYSNIDWENLIEEIEDMGRSERRSLESNLIVVLTHLLKWQYQPELRSGSWKGSIVEHRRRIRKALKESPSLKPYLEEVFAECYLDAVEQASAETELPVETFPQLCPYTSAEILDSDFLPE; via the coding sequence ATGACAACAGAAATAACAGCTAACCAACAGAGCTTATATGACACAGACTACCTGATATGGATTAAAACTACAGTAGAGAAGTTGCGGGTTCATGACTACTCAAACATCGACTGGGAAAATCTGATTGAGGAAATAGAGGATATGGGGCGAAGTGAGCGCAGGAGTTTAGAGAGTAATCTCATCGTTGTCCTGACTCACTTACTCAAGTGGCAATATCAACCAGAATTAAGAAGTGGTAGCTGGAAGGGCAGTATTGTTGAGCATCGTAGACGCATCCGGAAAGCTCTTAAAGAATCTCCCAGCCTTAAGCCCTACCTGGAAGAAGTGTTTGCTGAATGCTATTTAGATGCGGTTGAACAGGCGAGTGCTGAAACTGAACTACCAGTGGAAACCTTTCCACAATTATGCCCATACACATCCGCCGAGATTTTAGACTCTGACTTTCTTCCAGAATAA
- a CDS encoding inorganic diphosphatase, whose amino-acid sequence MDLSRIPAQPKPGLINVLIEITAGSKNKYEYDKDLEAFALDRVLYSSVQYPYDYGFVPNTLADDGDPLDGMVIIEEPTFPGCVIAARPIGMLEMIDGGDRDEKILCVPDKDPRYAHVKSLKDIAPHRLDEIAEFFKTYKNLEKKVTEIRGWKDVEEVMPLVEQCVRAGSNK is encoded by the coding sequence TTGGATTTATCACGCATTCCTGCACAACCCAAACCAGGACTGATTAATGTACTGATTGAGATTACTGCTGGTAGCAAGAACAAATACGAATACGATAAGGACTTGGAAGCCTTTGCCTTAGACCGGGTGCTTTATTCTTCTGTGCAGTACCCTTACGACTACGGCTTTGTGCCAAATACCTTGGCTGATGATGGCGATCCCCTGGATGGCATGGTGATAATCGAAGAACCAACCTTTCCGGGGTGTGTAATTGCTGCGCGACCGATTGGAATGTTAGAGATGATAGACGGAGGCGATCGCGACGAAAAAATTCTCTGCGTTCCCGACAAAGACCCGCGCTACGCCCACGTAAAATCTCTCAAAGACATCGCCCCGCATCGGCTGGATGAAATCGCGGAATTTTTCAAGACCTACAAAAATTTAGAAAAGAAGGTCACGGAAATTCGCGGTTGGAAAGATGTCGAAGAGGTGATGCCGCTGGTGGAACAATGTGTTAGAGCGGGTAGCAATAAGTAG
- a CDS encoding MBL fold metallo-hydrolase, which yields MSSLEPAAANPQMSNQAHLSSNADAKFVVQFWGVRGKIAATGKQTIRYGGNTPCLEMRVGDKRLIFDGGTGLRILGNNLLRQMPVEAYIFFTQTEIDRIQGVPFFVPAFIKGNCFHIYGAAASNGASIKQSLSDQMTPPNFPVPIQVMQSDLKFYDLTPGDTVTLGEIEIETCLTKDSLKTIGYRVTWDGHTAVYVTCAEHNLKASDKNLLHLVRQADLLIYDSASNSQETGDCGLHGKSVKSCADELEPWDSCFWQTCVETAHTAGVKQVVMSCYEPDYNDDFLDLMEQQIQSAFPNSLLAREGMILSVF from the coding sequence ATGTCTTCTTTAGAGCCAGCCGCAGCAAATCCCCAAATGTCTAACCAAGCACATCTTTCAAGTAACGCTGATGCCAAGTTTGTTGTCCAGTTTTGGGGGGTGCGCGGCAAAATTGCCGCTACAGGAAAACAGACAATTCGCTACGGCGGTAATACCCCATGTCTAGAGATGCGGGTAGGCGACAAACGGTTAATTTTTGATGGCGGAACTGGCTTGCGAATTCTGGGTAACAATTTGTTGCGACAGATGCCAGTGGAAGCTTATATATTTTTTACTCAGACGGAAATCGATCGCATTCAAGGAGTGCCTTTTTTCGTTCCCGCCTTTATTAAAGGTAATTGCTTTCACATTTACGGCGCAGCTGCATCTAACGGCGCATCTATTAAACAAAGTCTCAGCGACCAGATGACACCGCCCAATTTCCCTGTCCCAATTCAGGTGATGCAGTCTGACTTGAAATTTTACGATCTTACTCCCGGTGACACGGTGACACTAGGAGAAATTGAGATTGAAACCTGCTTAACCAAAGACTCACTAAAGACAATTGGCTACCGAGTCACCTGGGATGGACACACTGCTGTCTATGTCACTTGTGCAGAACATAACTTGAAAGCCTCAGATAAAAATTTGCTGCACTTAGTCCGTCAAGCAGATTTGCTAATTTACGATAGCGCATCTAATTCGCAAGAAACCGGAGATTGCGGGTTGCATGGAAAGTCTGTGAAGTCTTGCGCTGATGAACTTGAGCCTTGGGATAGCTGCTTTTGGCAAACCTGCGTTGAGACGGCTCATACTGCGGGTGTTAAACAAGTGGTAATGTCTTGTTACGAGCCTGACTACAACGATGATTTTCTCGACTTGATGGAACAGCAAATTCAGTCAGCTTTCCCCAATAGTTTACTGGCTCGTGAGGGAATGATTTTGTCGGTGTTTTAG
- a CDS encoding DUF4112 domain-containing protein, producing the protein MSQPPAKPSPKSEIAKAAKLRRVRRLSYILDNAIPIPGTSYRIGIDPLLGLLPGGGDILGSGFSAYIVLEAALLGLPRETLVRMVLNIVLETLAGTVPVVGDFFDATWKANVKNIALLEAHLDSPRQSQKADWWFVILLLGGLMLFVIAIAALSIVILRLLWQVINF; encoded by the coding sequence ATGTCTCAACCTCCTGCAAAACCTTCCCCAAAATCAGAAATTGCTAAGGCTGCTAAACTCAGGCGGGTACGCCGCTTAAGCTATATCTTGGATAATGCGATTCCAATTCCGGGAACATCCTATCGAATAGGTATAGATCCCCTACTAGGACTTCTACCTGGAGGCGGAGATATTCTGGGAAGCGGCTTTTCAGCTTATATCGTACTAGAAGCAGCGCTGCTGGGACTGCCGCGAGAAACTTTGGTGCGAATGGTGTTAAATATCGTTTTAGAGACATTAGCTGGCACAGTGCCAGTTGTGGGGGATTTTTTTGATGCTACCTGGAAAGCCAATGTCAAAAATATCGCTTTGTTGGAAGCTCACCTAGATTCCCCTCGACAGAGCCAAAAGGCAGATTGGTGGTTTGTCATACTGCTGTTGGGCGGGTTGATGCTTTTTGTAATTGCGATCGCAGCTCTGAGTATTGTTATCCTAAGACTGTTGTGGCAAGTGATAAATTTTTAA
- a CDS encoding aldehyde oxygenase (deformylating), with translation MQIAANAAIDFQSETYKDAYSRINAIVIEGEQEAHENYIQLGEMIPEEKEELIRLSKMENRHKKGFEACGRNLSVTPDMDFAREFFSGLHKNFQDAAAQGQIVTCLLIQSLIIECFAIAAYNIYIPVADDFARKITEGVVKDEYSHLNYGEVWLKNHFEESKAELEQANRQNLPLVWKMLNSVENDASVLGMEKESLVEDFMIQYGEALSNIGFTTRDIMRLSAYGLTGA, from the coding sequence ATGCAGATTGCAGCCAACGCCGCAATTGACTTCCAGAGCGAAACCTACAAGGACGCTTACAGCCGCATCAACGCGATAGTGATTGAAGGCGAACAAGAGGCACATGAAAATTACATCCAACTGGGCGAAATGATCCCAGAGGAAAAGGAGGAGTTAATCCGCCTATCCAAAATGGAGAATCGTCACAAGAAAGGATTTGAAGCTTGCGGCCGGAATCTTTCTGTGACACCTGACATGGACTTTGCCCGCGAGTTCTTTTCCGGATTGCACAAAAATTTCCAAGATGCAGCAGCTCAAGGTCAGATTGTAACCTGCTTGCTGATTCAATCATTGATTATTGAGTGCTTTGCGATCGCGGCATACAACATCTACATTCCTGTGGCTGATGACTTTGCCCGTAAAATAACTGAGGGTGTTGTCAAAGACGAATACTCTCATCTCAACTACGGCGAAGTTTGGCTGAAAAACCATTTTGAGGAATCTAAAGCCGAACTCGAACAAGCGAATCGTCAAAACCTACCACTGGTTTGGAAAATGCTCAACTCTGTTGAGAATGATGCCAGCGTCCTGGGAATGGAAAAAGAATCGCTGGTTGAAGACTTCATGATTCAATACGGTGAAGCCCTAAGCAATATCGGCTTCACTACCCGCGACATTATGCGCCTCTCAGCTTACGGTTTAACCGGGGCATAA
- a CDS encoding DUF4278 domain-containing protein — MIEMPLSFMMPLAVVLLSIYIFKKSADEISYLAACISISALLLSLLIAPWQLKSLLLGIAIFSTRKFSLPSQPVIETQEDKKATLTYRGIGYEPTSPTVEGTESQITGKYRGQAWECNKADKTPTTQPTSRLKYRGANVVSQAANTPVTKEQKVTPES; from the coding sequence ATGATAGAAATGCCCTTGTCTTTCATGATGCCGTTGGCAGTTGTCCTGCTATCTATCTATATATTTAAAAAGTCTGCTGACGAAATTTCCTATCTCGCTGCCTGTATTTCAATTAGCGCCTTACTGTTAAGTTTGTTGATAGCACCTTGGCAGCTCAAAAGCTTGCTGCTAGGGATTGCCATATTCAGCACTAGAAAATTTTCGCTGCCGAGTCAGCCTGTAATTGAGACTCAGGAAGACAAAAAAGCTACACTTACTTATCGCGGAATTGGCTACGAACCTACCTCTCCCACAGTTGAAGGAACTGAAAGCCAGATAACAGGAAAATATCGAGGTCAAGCTTGGGAATGTAACAAAGCAGACAAAACTCCCACAACTCAACCAACATCGCGACTCAAGTATCGAGGTGCTAACGTTGTTAGCCAAGCTGCTAACACACCTGTAACTAAAGAACAAAAAGTTACACCAGAATCATAA
- a CDS encoding carbohydrate ABC transporter permease, whose product MPKRHLKNWSAWFWQPLSLGVLLLGAGIVLLPLGIVFFTSFDKAGTAPGSLLPSAPTLINYTEAWRRGKFLLAFANSSLVAIAVTAFQVFTSALAGYALARLKFRGRQAILLIVLATLVIPFQLLVIPIFLVLKWGHMINTYWALILPTAANGFGIFLLRQYFQTIPVELEEAAALDGANRLQILWRVMLPLSRPALVTLFLFTFIGEWNDLFKPLVFTTRPELRTVQLALAEFQEQFTSSWQLLMAAVVIATVPVVLLFLAGQRQFIRGIAATGMKN is encoded by the coding sequence ATGCCTAAAAGACATCTAAAAAATTGGTCGGCTTGGTTTTGGCAACCGCTAAGCTTAGGTGTATTACTCTTGGGCGCTGGGATTGTACTTCTGCCGTTGGGCATAGTTTTCTTCACCTCTTTTGATAAAGCTGGCACTGCGCCCGGTAGCTTGTTGCCATCTGCCCCTACCCTTATAAACTACACAGAAGCTTGGCGGCGCGGAAAGTTCCTGCTGGCGTTTGCAAATTCGAGTTTGGTAGCGATCGCGGTGACTGCGTTTCAGGTTTTCACCTCAGCACTGGCAGGTTATGCCTTGGCGCGTCTCAAATTCCGGGGACGACAGGCAATTTTGTTAATTGTCCTAGCAACGCTGGTGATTCCGTTTCAGCTGTTGGTGATTCCAATTTTCCTGGTTTTGAAGTGGGGACACATGATTAACACCTACTGGGCGCTAATTTTACCCACAGCTGCCAATGGTTTTGGAATTTTCCTGCTGCGGCAGTATTTTCAGACAATTCCAGTAGAGTTGGAGGAAGCGGCGGCGTTGGATGGGGCGAATCGGCTGCAAATTTTGTGGCGGGTGATGCTTCCCTTGTCTCGTCCAGCGTTGGTGACGCTGTTTCTGTTCACGTTTATTGGTGAGTGGAACGATTTGTTTAAGCCGTTGGTATTCACTACGCGCCCGGAGTTGCGGACGGTGCAGCTGGCTTTGGCAGAGTTTCAGGAGCAGTTTACCAGTAGTTGGCAACTGTTGATGGCGGCTGTAGTAATTGCTACCGTGCCTGTGGTGTTACTGTTTCTTGCTGGGCAGCGTCAGTTTATTCGGGGTATTGCCGCAACTGGGATGAAGAATTAG
- the panD gene encoding aspartate 1-decarboxylase, whose translation MQRSLLLSKIHRCTLTGSHLDYVGSISIDKALLDAAGILPYEQVQVVNIANGERFITYAIAAPENSGVVELNGAAARLGIKGDRLIIMTYAQLSPEELKTYHPTVVLVDGENRLVEVRRYDDLQLLQLM comes from the coding sequence ATGCAGCGATCGCTCCTTCTATCGAAAATTCATAGATGTACCCTCACAGGTTCCCATCTGGACTATGTGGGTAGTATCAGCATTGATAAAGCTTTGTTGGATGCCGCTGGTATATTACCTTATGAGCAGGTGCAAGTTGTTAATATTGCTAATGGAGAGCGGTTCATTACCTATGCGATCGCTGCACCAGAAAATTCTGGTGTGGTTGAACTAAATGGTGCAGCGGCACGTCTGGGAATAAAGGGCGATCGCTTAATAATTATGACTTACGCACAACTTAGCCCCGAAGAACTGAAAACTTATCATCCAACGGTTGTCCTCGTAGACGGGGAAAATCGCCTGGTGGAAGTCCGACGCTACGACGATCTGCAACTCTTGCAGTTAATGTGA